In Archaeoglobus profundus DSM 5631, the sequence TTTAATTCTTCCAGTTTGCATATCCAATATGTTCCATCCGTCGTCTTGAAGGTTCTAATCTTTCACAACAACTTCAAAATCATCTATAACGTCTTTAACGAACAAAAAGTGCCTGTCCTTTGTAACAACTCTTAAACCGTTGTTTATGGCAATTGCCGAAATTAGCACATCTACAGCTGGTATTGGTTTTCCAATTTTTAGCAGTTCTGTAGAAATCTTCAAGGCTAAGTTGTAATCAGATTTTGACGGATATAATACTATGAGGTTGAGTTCTAACGCCTTAGGAAACTCTATAAGGTTAAAAATTGTTGTATATCCTTGAATTTTCTTATTCTTTTTATATGCATCAATTAGTTTGCTTGTATCGTAGAGATTCTTTTCCATTCTGTATCCCTCATCTTTTTGTAACCTTCTATAGCTTTTTCAAGTTCTAATTCATCCAAACTCTTTTTAAAGTCATTACCAAGCTCTTTTAAAAGATCCTTTGTGCTAATTTCCATTCTGCTCTCTTCTAACTTCTTTAAGTAAT encodes:
- a CDS encoding PIN domain-containing protein; this translates as MEKNLYDTSKLIDAYKKNKKIQGYTTIFNLIEFPKALELNLIVLYPSKSDYNLALKISTELLKIGKPIPAVDVLISAIAINNGLRVVTKDRHFLFVKDVIDDFEVVVKD